A region of Enoplosus armatus isolate fEnoArm2 chromosome 14, fEnoArm2.hap1, whole genome shotgun sequence DNA encodes the following proteins:
- the LOC139297042 gene encoding complement factor H-related protein 4-like, with protein sequence MRITCDEGYEHKDHRATAKCIKGEWSRVLVCEKSIQACSEPPRIPHAVIIHQRYQEVFAVDSKLRYECEDGYTVEGAAESNKFITCTAGAWTEGPLCKEGGIGGGNTASAGKGPTTRPELYETETNPPITTGDCTVDTADHSELKPAGVKNIENGGSFRFECTDVWKFENFSDGQCTDGKMTFTRCCNRLQLGAGTC encoded by the exons ATGAGGATAACATGTGACGAAGGATATGAACACAAAGACCACAGAGCCACagctaaatgtataaaaggaGAATGGTCCCGTGTGCTAGTCTGTGAGA AAAGTATCCAGGCATGCAGTGAGCCCCCTAGAATCCCCCACGCAGTCATCATTCATCAGAGATACCAGGAGGTGTTTGCTGTAGATTCAAAACTGCGGTATGAATGTGAAGATGGATATACTGTAGAGGGAGCAGCAGAGTCCAACAAATTCATCACTTGCACAGCTGGAGCGTGGACTGAAGGCCCACTGTGCAAGGAGGGAGGAATAGGTGGGGGAAACACTGCATCTGCTGGAAAGG GACCTACTACCAGACCCGAATTGTACGAGACAGAGACCAATCCTCCAATCACAA CTGGCGACTGTACTGTCGACACTGCTGACCATTCTGAACTCAAACCAGCCGGAgttaaaaatatagaaaatggTGGGAGTTTCAGATTCGAATGTACGGATGTCTGGAAATTTGAAAATTTTTCTGACGGCCAGTGCACTGatggaaaaatgacatttaccaGAT GTTGTAACCGTTTGCAACTGGGTGCG GGTACCTGCTAA
- the LOC139296437 gene encoding complement factor H-related protein 1-like, which yields MCVRYIGFVLLVWFAGVLHALSVPQHCEAPLLSGGYLVPEQDTYPDNTTLTYACDKDRKPVVEGWWAKSTCHDGKWTHVPECINETACITPTIPNEKKPESSKAWYEDGKTMRITCDEGYEHKDHRATAKCIKGEWSRVLVCEKSIQACSEPPRIPHAVIIHQRYQEVFAVDSKLRYECEDGYTVEGAAESNKFITCTAGAWTEGPLCKEGGIGGGNTASAGKGPTTRPELYETENNPPITSCNRLQLGTGTC from the exons ATGTGCGTGAGATATATTGGATTTGTTCTCCTGGTTTGGTTTGCAGGGGTGCTGCATG CACTAAGTGTCCCACAGCATTGTGAAGCGCCCCTCCTGAGTGGTGGTTATCTTGTCCCTGAACAAGACACTTATCCTGATAACACCACCCTCACTTATGCCTGCGATAAAGACCGTAAACCAGTAGTGGAAGGATGGTGGGCAAAAAGCACATGTCATGACGGCAAATGGACTCATGTACCAGAATGTATTA ATGAGACGGCCTGCATTACACCAACTATCCCCAATGAAAAAAAGCCTGAAAGCTCAAAGGCTTGGTATGAAGATGGAAAGACAATGAGGATAACATGTGACGAAGGATATGAACACAAAGACCACAGAGCCACagctaaatgtataaaaggaGAATGGTCCCGTGTGCTAGTCTGTGAGA AAAGTATCCAGGCATGCAGTGAGCCCCCTAGAATCCCCCACGCAGTCATCATTCATCAGAGATACCAGGAGGTGTTTGCTGTAGATTCAAAACTGCGGTATGAATGTGAAGATGGATATACTGTAGAGGGAGCAGCAGAGTCCAACAAATTCATCACTTGCACAGCTGGAGCGTGGACTGAAGGCCCACTGTGCAAGGAGGGAGGAATAGGTGGGGGAAACACTGCATCTGCTGGAAAGG GACCTACTACCAGACCCGAATTGTACGAGACAGAGAACAATCCTCCAATCACAA GTTGTAACCGTTTGCAACTGGGTACG GGTACCTGCTAA